A genomic segment from Gossypium hirsutum isolate 1008001.06 chromosome D04, Gossypium_hirsutum_v2.1, whole genome shotgun sequence encodes:
- the LOC121216001 gene encoding plasmodesmata-located protein 6, with product MALATKQLSSPFVIFLILSIFLVAPSFSGTDTFVFGGCSQLKFTSGSQYEYNVNSILTSLVNSAMFTSYNNFTMSASGGSSAVYGLFQCRGDLNNRDCNRCVAKAVSQIGTLCFYSTGGVLQLEGCLVKYDNVTFLGVEDKTVVVKKCGPSFSSYSDALTRRDSVLSYLEASDGTYKPFRISESGNLQGVAQCVGDLSPSECQDCLSEAIGQLKTECGAAKWGDLYLAKCYVRFSEGGYHSHAGKSKRFRHLFDGGSSYLFLFIFLFNLV from the coding sequence ATGGCTTTAGCGACGAAACAATTATCGTCACCTTTTGTTATTTTTCTCATATTATCAATTTTCTTAGTTGCGCCATCGTTTTCCGGCACCGATACCTTCGTTTTCGGCGGCTGTTCGCAGCTGAAATTCACTTCAGGCTCACAGTACGAGTACAACGTCAACTCGATACTCACTTCCCTAGTCAACTCAGCCATGTTCACTTCTTACAACAACTTCACCATGTCAGCTTCCGGTGGTTCCAGTGCCGTTTACGGGCTGTTCCAATGCCGTGGTGACCTAAACAACCGTGACTGTAACCGTTGTGTAGCTAAAGCGGTGAGTCAAATTGGAACTCTTTGCTTTTACTCAACGGGTGGTGTGTTGCAACTCGAAGGGTGTTTAGTTAAATACGATAATGTAACTTTTTTGGGTGTGGAAGATAAGACCGTGGTAGTGAAGAAATGTGGACCGTCGTTCTCGTCTTACTCGGACGCTTTGACTCGGCGTGACTCGGTGCTGAGTTACTTGGAAGCGAGTGATGGGACGTATAAGCCGTTTCGGATCAGTGAGTCGGGGAATTTACAGGGTGTGGCTCAGTGTGTTGGTGATTTGAGTCCGAGTGAGTGCCAAGATTGCCTATCGGAGGCAATCGGACAGCTGAAAACTGAGTGTGGGGCAGCAAAATGGGGTGATTTGTATTTGGCTAAGTGCTACGTGCGGTTCTCGGAAGGTGGATACCACTCGCATGCCGGAAAGAGTAAGCGGTTTCGCCACCTTTTCGACGGTGGttcttcatatttatttttatttatttttttgtttaatttagtttga
- the LOC121216000 gene encoding putative clathrin assembly protein At2g01600 isoform X3 translates to MLSVLQKKDILEVKIFVATSMFRPRADVAYCIHALSRRLAKTRNWTVALKTLIVIHRALREGDPTFREELLNFSQRAGILQISNFKDDSSPIAWDCSAWVRTYALFLEERLECYSILKYDIEAECLPRPVLGQDKDYSRTTELDNEELLEQLPALQQLLYRLIGCLPEGAAVANYVIQYALALVLKESFKIYCAINAGIINLVDKFFEMPRHEAVKALDIYRRASQQANSLSDFYEVCKGLELARNFQFPVLREPPQSFLATMEEYIREAPRVVTVPMESLQLLLTYRPDEGPSEYTRPSNDEPEPTVPVDGVVVSTVETAPPPPQTNIDTGDLLGLSYSAPDAFDIEQINTLALAIVPIDSGTAPTYSSGAGQPKDFDPTGWELALVTTPSTDISAAAERQLAGGLDSLTFNSLYDEAANRASQQPVYGSTTAPNPFEVHDPFAMSNSIAPPIAVQMSGMTQPQNNPFDAYQPYQQQHLTIPSASNPFGDAGFGTFPVNQTAVIAQPHANNNPFGSTGLL, encoded by the exons ATGTTGAGTGTCCTCCAAAAGAAAGACATCTTAGAAGTGA AAATTTTTGTTGCTACATCAATGTTTCGGCCTCGAGCAGATGTTGCTTATTGTATTCATGCACTTTCCCGCCGATTGGCCAAGACTCGTAACTGGAcg GTAGCATTGAAAACACTCATAGTTATCCATAGAGCATTGAGGGAAGGTGATCCTACTTTCAGAGAAGAACTTTTAAATTTCTCACAAAGAGCAGGCATTCTCCAAATTTCTAATTTCAAGGACGATTCGAGCCCTATTG CATGGGATTGCTCTGCGTGGGTACGTACCTACGCATTGTTTTTGGAAGAAAGACTCGAGTGCTATAGTATTCTGAAGTATGACATAGAAGCCGAGTGTCTCCCGAGACCTGTCCTGGGGCAGGATAAG GATTACAGCAGAACGACAGAGTTGGACAACGAAGAATTGTTGGAGCAACTACCTGCTCTGCAGCAATTGCTTTATCGTCTCATTGGTTGCTTG CCAGAAGGTGCTGCTGTAGCGAATTATGTCATACAATATGCTTTGGCTCTG GTATTAAAGGAGAGTTTCAAAATATATTGTGCTATCAATGCTGGAATCATCAATCTTGTGGACAAG TTTTTTGAAATGCCGAGACATGAAGCTGTCAAAGCTCTTGATATATACAGGCGAGCCAGTCAGCAG GCAAACAGCCTCTCCGATTTCTATGAAGTTTGCAAAGGATTAGAACTTGCTAGGAATTTCCAGTTTCCTGTTCTCAGAGAG CCACCACAATCTTTTCTCGCTACCATGGAAGAATACATTAGAGAGGCACCGCGTGTGGTTACTGTTCCAATGGAATCGTTG CAGCTTCTATTGACATACAGACCTGACGAAGGTCCTTCCGAATATACTAGACCATCCAATGATGAACCCGAGCCAACCGTGCCTGTAGATGGTGTTGTAGTTTCCACTGTGGAGACTGCCCCTCCTCCACCTCAGACCAACATCGACACCGGGGACTTACTG GGATTGAGTTATTCAGCCCCTGATGCCTTCGATATCGAGCAAATTAATACTTTGGCTCTAGCCATAGTTCCGATTGATTCcg GTACTGCTCCAACGTATAGTTCCGGTGCTGGTCAACCAAAAGATTTTGATCCTACCGGATGGGAACTCGCCCTTGTTACCACACCGAGCACCGATATTTCTGCAGCTGCCGAGAGGCAATTG GCTGGTGGATTGGACTCACTCACTTTCAACAGTTTATACGATGAAGCAGCCAATCGAGCTTCTCAGCAGCCTGTATATGGTAGCACCACAGCTCCAAATCCGTTCGAGGTACACGATCCATTCGCCATGTCGAATAGCATTGCTCCCCCTATAGCAGTGCAAATGTCAGGAATGACTCAACCGCAAAACAATCCTTTCGATGCTTACCAACCttatcagcaacaacatttgacGATCCCGAGCGCATCAAATCCGTTTGGTGATGCAGGGTTCGGGACGTTTCCAGTGAACCAAACAGCCGTTATCGCTCAGCCTCATGCCAATAACAATCCCTTCGGAAGCACAGGCTTATTGTAG
- the LOC107911553 gene encoding phosphoglucomutase, cytoplasmic (The sequence of the model RefSeq protein was modified relative to this genomic sequence to represent the inferred CDS: added 72 bases not found in genome assembly): MVFEVMKVPTTTFEGQKPGTSGLRKKVKVFVQPHYLQNFVQATFNALTPEKVKGATLVVSGDGRYFSKDAVQIIIKMSAANGVRRVWVGQNGLLSTPAVSAVIRERVGADGSKATGAFILTASHNPGGPNEDFGIKYNMENGGPAPEALTDKIFENTKTIKEYLIADELREVDISTIGVTNFSGPDGPFDVEVFDSASDYVNLMKSIFDFELIRKLLSSPKFTFCYDALHGVAGAYANRIFVEELGAQQSSLLNCTPKEDFGGGHPDPNLTYAKELVERMGLGKSNSGVEPPEFGAAADGDADRNMILGKRFFVTPSDSVAIIAANAVGAIPYFSSGLKGVARSMPTSAALDVVAKSLNLKFFEVPTGWKFFGNLMDAGQCSICGEESFGTGSDHIREKDGIWAVLAWLSILAYRNKDNINGDKLVTVEDIVRQHWATYGRHYYTRYDYENVDAGGAKDLMANMVKMMSSLDEVNTIVKGARSDVSKVVNADEFEYKDPVDGSVSKHQGIRFLFEDGSRLVFRLSGTGSEGATIRLYIEQYEKDPSKIGRDSQEALAPLVEVALKLSKMQEFTGRSAPTVIT, encoded by the exons atgGTGTTCGAGGTGATGAAAGTTCCAACGACGACGTTTGAAGGCCAGAAGCCAGGCACTTCTGGTCTTCGTAAGAAG GTGAAAGTTTTTGTTCAGCCTCATTATTTGCAGAATTTCGTTCAAGCAACATTCAATGCCCTTACACCCGAGAAAGTTAAGG GTGCCACACTTGTCGTTTCTGGTGATGGTCGTTATTTCTCAAAGGATGCTGTTCAG ATAATAATCAAGATGTCAGCTGCAAATGGAGTAAGGCGTGTATGGGTTGGTCAAAACGGATTACTTTCTACTCCAGCTGTATCAGCTGTAATACGCGAAAGGGTTGGTGCAGAT GGATCCAAAGCAACTGGTGCCTTTATTTTGACAGCTAGTCACAATCCCGGTGGCCCTAATGAG GATTTTGGAATTAAATACAACATGGAAAATGGGGGACCTGCTCCAGAGGCCCTCACTGATAAGATCTTTGAGAACACAAAAACAATAAAAGAGTACTTGATTGCTGATGAGCTACGAGAA GTAGACATTAGTACAATTGGTGTTACCAACTTTTCGGGGCCTGATGGACCGTTTGATGTCGAGGTTTTTGATTCAGCAAGTGACTATGTGAATTTGATGAA GTCAATCTTTGACTTCGAGCTTATCCGCAAGCTGCTTTCATCTCCGAAGTTTACATTCTG CTATGATGCACTTCATGGTGTTGCTGGAGCTTATGCAAATCGCATCTTTGTGGAAGAGCTTGGGGCACAACAAAGCTCACTTTTGAACTGCACACCCAAG GAGGACTTTGGTGGAGGACATCCGGATCCCAATCTGACTTACGCCAAGGAGTTGGTTGAGCGCATGGGATTGGGAAAATCGAACTCTGGTGTTGAACCACCAGAGTTTGGTGCTGCTGCTGATGGTGATGCTGATCGTAACATGATCTTGGGTAAAAG GTTCTTTGTCACTCCATCAGATTCAGTAGCCATCATTGCTGCAAATGCTGTTGGTGCAATTCCTTACTTTTCTTCTGGTTTGAAGGGAGTTGCCAG GAGTATGCCCACATCAGCTGCCCTTGACGTCGTGGCCAAGAGCTTGAACCTGAAATTTTTCGAG GTACCTACTGGCTGGAAATTTTTTGGGAATTTAATGGATGCTGGACAATGTTCTATTTGCGGGGAAGAAAGTTTTGGAACTG GCTCTGACCATATACGTGAGAAAGATGGAATCTGGGCTGTTTTAGCCTGGCTTTCAATCCTTGCGTATAGAAACAAGGATAATATCAATGGGGATAAGCTTGTGACTGTTGAGGATATAGTTCGTCAGCATTGGGCTACCTATGGTCGACACTATTATACTCGATATGACTATGAG AATGTGGATGCTGGTGGAGCAAAGGATTTAATGGCAAATATGGTTAAAATGATGTCATCCCTTGATGAAGTTAATAC CATCGTGAAGGGGGCTCGATCAGATGTGTCAAAAGTTGTCAACGCTGATGAGTTTGAATACAAGGATCCTGTTGATGGTTCAGTTTCAAAGCATCAAGGTATTCGGTTTTTGTTCGAGGACGGATCACGATTG GTCTTCCGTCTCTCTGGAACTGGTTCAGAAGGTGCAACTATCCGTCTGTACATCGAGCAATATGAAAAGGATCCATCAAAAATAGGAAGAGATTCCCAAGAAGCTCTTGCCCCTCTT
- the LOC121215999 gene encoding protein C2-DOMAIN ABA-RELATED 10 isoform X2 produces the protein MSDVLGFLKVIVLRGINLAIRDAITSDPYVVIHIGQQKLKTHVIKRNCNPVWNEVLIFSIKDPNVSINLAVYDKDTFTLDDQMGMAEIDLKPYIAALKMAKGLHNLPNNCALKRIQPNQNNCLANESSIIWENGKITQDMRIKLKNVECGELLIQLDWNETPNCKGLESEVMHGPWNPIKPQTHHTRRHH, from the exons ATGTCAGACGTATTGGGATTTCTTAAAGTCATTGTCCTAAGAGGTATTAATCTTGCTATTCGCGATGCCATTACCAGTGATCCTTACGTTGTTATCCATATAGGTCAACAG aAATTGAAGACGCATGTGATAAAAAGAAATTGCAATCCAGTTTGGAATGAAGTGttgattttttcaattaaagaTCCTAAtgtttctatcaattta GCCGTTTACGACAAAGACACGTTTACATTAGATGATCAAATGGGTATGGCAGAGATCGACCTTAAACCCTACATAGCCGCTTTAAAAATGGCAAAGGGTTTGCATAATCTACCAAACAATTGCGCACTGAAACGAATACAACCGAATCAGAATAATTGCCTCGCCAATGAGAGCAGCATCATTTGGGAGAACGGCAAGATCACTCAAGACATGCGAATCAAACTAAAAAATGTCGAGTGCGGAGAACTTTTGATCCAACTCGACTGGAACGAAACTCCTAATTGTAAGGGTTTGGAAAGTGAAG TTATGCATGGGCCATGGAACCCTATTAAACCTCAGACCCACCATACAAGGAGGCATCATTGA
- the LOC121216000 gene encoding putative clathrin assembly protein At2g01600 isoform X1 produces the protein MGTLQTWRKAYGALKDTTKVGLAHVNSDFADLDVAIVKATNHVECPPKERHLRKIFVATSMFRPRADVAYCIHALSRRLAKTRNWTVALKTLIVIHRALREGDPTFREELLNFSQRAGILQISNFKDDSSPIAWDCSAWVRTYALFLEERLECYSILKYDIEAECLPRPVLGQDKDYSRTTELDNEELLEQLPALQQLLYRLIGCLPEGAAVANYVIQYALALVLKESFKIYCAINAGIINLVDKFFEMPRHEAVKALDIYRRASQQANSLSDFYEVCKGLELARNFQFPVLREPPQSFLATMEEYIREAPRVVTVPMESLQLLLTYRPDEGPSEYTRPSNDEPEPTVPVDGVVVSTVETAPPPPQTNIDTGDLLGLSYSAPDAFDIEQINTLALAIVPIDSGTAPTYSSGAGQPKDFDPTGWELALVTTPSTDISAAAERQLAGGLDSLTFNSLYDEAANRASQQPVYGSTTAPNPFEVHDPFAMSNSIAPPIAVQMSGMTQPQNNPFDAYQPYQQQHLTIPSASNPFGDAGFGTFPVNQTAVIAQPHANNNPFGSTGLL, from the exons ATGGGGACTCTTCAAACATGGAGAAAAGCATATGGTGCTCTTAAAGATACTACAAAAGTCGGTCTCGCTCATGTCAACAGTGATTTCGCG GATTTGGATGTAGCCATTGTTAAAGCTACTAACCATGTTGAGTGTCCTCCAAAAGAAAGACATCTTAGAA AAATTTTTGTTGCTACATCAATGTTTCGGCCTCGAGCAGATGTTGCTTATTGTATTCATGCACTTTCCCGCCGATTGGCCAAGACTCGTAACTGGAcg GTAGCATTGAAAACACTCATAGTTATCCATAGAGCATTGAGGGAAGGTGATCCTACTTTCAGAGAAGAACTTTTAAATTTCTCACAAAGAGCAGGCATTCTCCAAATTTCTAATTTCAAGGACGATTCGAGCCCTATTG CATGGGATTGCTCTGCGTGGGTACGTACCTACGCATTGTTTTTGGAAGAAAGACTCGAGTGCTATAGTATTCTGAAGTATGACATAGAAGCCGAGTGTCTCCCGAGACCTGTCCTGGGGCAGGATAAG GATTACAGCAGAACGACAGAGTTGGACAACGAAGAATTGTTGGAGCAACTACCTGCTCTGCAGCAATTGCTTTATCGTCTCATTGGTTGCTTG CCAGAAGGTGCTGCTGTAGCGAATTATGTCATACAATATGCTTTGGCTCTG GTATTAAAGGAGAGTTTCAAAATATATTGTGCTATCAATGCTGGAATCATCAATCTTGTGGACAAG TTTTTTGAAATGCCGAGACATGAAGCTGTCAAAGCTCTTGATATATACAGGCGAGCCAGTCAGCAG GCAAACAGCCTCTCCGATTTCTATGAAGTTTGCAAAGGATTAGAACTTGCTAGGAATTTCCAGTTTCCTGTTCTCAGAGAG CCACCACAATCTTTTCTCGCTACCATGGAAGAATACATTAGAGAGGCACCGCGTGTGGTTACTGTTCCAATGGAATCGTTG CAGCTTCTATTGACATACAGACCTGACGAAGGTCCTTCCGAATATACTAGACCATCCAATGATGAACCCGAGCCAACCGTGCCTGTAGATGGTGTTGTAGTTTCCACTGTGGAGACTGCCCCTCCTCCACCTCAGACCAACATCGACACCGGGGACTTACTG GGATTGAGTTATTCAGCCCCTGATGCCTTCGATATCGAGCAAATTAATACTTTGGCTCTAGCCATAGTTCCGATTGATTCcg GTACTGCTCCAACGTATAGTTCCGGTGCTGGTCAACCAAAAGATTTTGATCCTACCGGATGGGAACTCGCCCTTGTTACCACACCGAGCACCGATATTTCTGCAGCTGCCGAGAGGCAATTG GCTGGTGGATTGGACTCACTCACTTTCAACAGTTTATACGATGAAGCAGCCAATCGAGCTTCTCAGCAGCCTGTATATGGTAGCACCACAGCTCCAAATCCGTTCGAGGTACACGATCCATTCGCCATGTCGAATAGCATTGCTCCCCCTATAGCAGTGCAAATGTCAGGAATGACTCAACCGCAAAACAATCCTTTCGATGCTTACCAACCttatcagcaacaacatttgacGATCCCGAGCGCATCAAATCCGTTTGGTGATGCAGGGTTCGGGACGTTTCCAGTGAACCAAACAGCCGTTATCGCTCAGCCTCATGCCAATAACAATCCCTTCGGAAGCACAGGCTTATTGTAG
- the LOC121215999 gene encoding protein C2-DOMAIN ABA-RELATED 10 isoform X1 has translation MSDVLGFLKVIVLRGINLAIRDAITSDPYVVIHIGQQKLKTHVIKRNCNPVWNEVLIFSIKDPNVSINLAVYDKDTFTLDDQMGMAEIDLKPYIAALKMAKGLHNLPNNCALKRIQPNQNNCLANESSIIWENGKITQDMRIKLKNVECGELLIQLDWNETPNCKGLESEGTYARFNHIYIYICVQHIPDHGLGHPAQPEGSPEI, from the exons ATGTCAGACGTATTGGGATTTCTTAAAGTCATTGTCCTAAGAGGTATTAATCTTGCTATTCGCGATGCCATTACCAGTGATCCTTACGTTGTTATCCATATAGGTCAACAG aAATTGAAGACGCATGTGATAAAAAGAAATTGCAATCCAGTTTGGAATGAAGTGttgattttttcaattaaagaTCCTAAtgtttctatcaattta GCCGTTTACGACAAAGACACGTTTACATTAGATGATCAAATGGGTATGGCAGAGATCGACCTTAAACCCTACATAGCCGCTTTAAAAATGGCAAAGGGTTTGCATAATCTACCAAACAATTGCGCACTGAAACGAATACAACCGAATCAGAATAATTGCCTCGCCAATGAGAGCAGCATCATTTGGGAGAACGGCAAGATCACTCAAGACATGCGAATCAAACTAAAAAATGTCGAGTGCGGAGAACTTTTGATCCAACTCGACTGGAACGAAACTCCTAATTGTAAGGGTTTGGAAAGTGAAGGTACATATGCTCGCTTTAATcatatttatatctatatatgtgTCCAACATATacctgatcatgggttgggccacCCAGCTCAGCCCGAAGGCTCGCCCGAAATATGA
- the LOC121216000 gene encoding putative clathrin assembly protein At2g01600 isoform X2: MGTLQTWRKAYGALKDTTKVGLAHVNSDFADLDVAIVKATNHVECPPKERHLRKIFVATSMFRPRADVAYCIHALSRRLAKTRNWTVALKTLIVIHRALREGDPTFREELLNFSQRAGILQISNFKDDSSPIAWDCSAWVRTYALFLEERLECYSILKYDIEAECLPRPVLGQDKDYSRTTELDNEELLEQLPALQQLLYRLIGCLPEGAAVANYVIQYALALVLKESFKIYCAINAGIINLVDKFFEMPRHEAVKALDIYRRASQQANSLSDFYEVCKGLELARNFQFPVLREPPQSFLATMEEYIREAPRVVTVPMESLLLLTYRPDEGPSEYTRPSNDEPEPTVPVDGVVVSTVETAPPPPQTNIDTGDLLGLSYSAPDAFDIEQINTLALAIVPIDSGTAPTYSSGAGQPKDFDPTGWELALVTTPSTDISAAAERQLAGGLDSLTFNSLYDEAANRASQQPVYGSTTAPNPFEVHDPFAMSNSIAPPIAVQMSGMTQPQNNPFDAYQPYQQQHLTIPSASNPFGDAGFGTFPVNQTAVIAQPHANNNPFGSTGLL; this comes from the exons ATGGGGACTCTTCAAACATGGAGAAAAGCATATGGTGCTCTTAAAGATACTACAAAAGTCGGTCTCGCTCATGTCAACAGTGATTTCGCG GATTTGGATGTAGCCATTGTTAAAGCTACTAACCATGTTGAGTGTCCTCCAAAAGAAAGACATCTTAGAA AAATTTTTGTTGCTACATCAATGTTTCGGCCTCGAGCAGATGTTGCTTATTGTATTCATGCACTTTCCCGCCGATTGGCCAAGACTCGTAACTGGAcg GTAGCATTGAAAACACTCATAGTTATCCATAGAGCATTGAGGGAAGGTGATCCTACTTTCAGAGAAGAACTTTTAAATTTCTCACAAAGAGCAGGCATTCTCCAAATTTCTAATTTCAAGGACGATTCGAGCCCTATTG CATGGGATTGCTCTGCGTGGGTACGTACCTACGCATTGTTTTTGGAAGAAAGACTCGAGTGCTATAGTATTCTGAAGTATGACATAGAAGCCGAGTGTCTCCCGAGACCTGTCCTGGGGCAGGATAAG GATTACAGCAGAACGACAGAGTTGGACAACGAAGAATTGTTGGAGCAACTACCTGCTCTGCAGCAATTGCTTTATCGTCTCATTGGTTGCTTG CCAGAAGGTGCTGCTGTAGCGAATTATGTCATACAATATGCTTTGGCTCTG GTATTAAAGGAGAGTTTCAAAATATATTGTGCTATCAATGCTGGAATCATCAATCTTGTGGACAAG TTTTTTGAAATGCCGAGACATGAAGCTGTCAAAGCTCTTGATATATACAGGCGAGCCAGTCAGCAG GCAAACAGCCTCTCCGATTTCTATGAAGTTTGCAAAGGATTAGAACTTGCTAGGAATTTCCAGTTTCCTGTTCTCAGAGAG CCACCACAATCTTTTCTCGCTACCATGGAAGAATACATTAGAGAGGCACCGCGTGTGGTTACTGTTCCAATGGAATCGTTG CTTCTATTGACATACAGACCTGACGAAGGTCCTTCCGAATATACTAGACCATCCAATGATGAACCCGAGCCAACCGTGCCTGTAGATGGTGTTGTAGTTTCCACTGTGGAGACTGCCCCTCCTCCACCTCAGACCAACATCGACACCGGGGACTTACTG GGATTGAGTTATTCAGCCCCTGATGCCTTCGATATCGAGCAAATTAATACTTTGGCTCTAGCCATAGTTCCGATTGATTCcg GTACTGCTCCAACGTATAGTTCCGGTGCTGGTCAACCAAAAGATTTTGATCCTACCGGATGGGAACTCGCCCTTGTTACCACACCGAGCACCGATATTTCTGCAGCTGCCGAGAGGCAATTG GCTGGTGGATTGGACTCACTCACTTTCAACAGTTTATACGATGAAGCAGCCAATCGAGCTTCTCAGCAGCCTGTATATGGTAGCACCACAGCTCCAAATCCGTTCGAGGTACACGATCCATTCGCCATGTCGAATAGCATTGCTCCCCCTATAGCAGTGCAAATGTCAGGAATGACTCAACCGCAAAACAATCCTTTCGATGCTTACCAACCttatcagcaacaacatttgacGATCCCGAGCGCATCAAATCCGTTTGGTGATGCAGGGTTCGGGACGTTTCCAGTGAACCAAACAGCCGTTATCGCTCAGCCTCATGCCAATAACAATCCCTTCGGAAGCACAGGCTTATTGTAG
- the LOC121216000 gene encoding putative clathrin assembly protein At2g01600 isoform X4, translating to MFRPRADVAYCIHALSRRLAKTRNWTVALKTLIVIHRALREGDPTFREELLNFSQRAGILQISNFKDDSSPIAWDCSAWVRTYALFLEERLECYSILKYDIEAECLPRPVLGQDKDYSRTTELDNEELLEQLPALQQLLYRLIGCLPEGAAVANYVIQYALALVLKESFKIYCAINAGIINLVDKFFEMPRHEAVKALDIYRRASQQANSLSDFYEVCKGLELARNFQFPVLREPPQSFLATMEEYIREAPRVVTVPMESLQLLLTYRPDEGPSEYTRPSNDEPEPTVPVDGVVVSTVETAPPPPQTNIDTGDLLGLSYSAPDAFDIEQINTLALAIVPIDSGTAPTYSSGAGQPKDFDPTGWELALVTTPSTDISAAAERQLAGGLDSLTFNSLYDEAANRASQQPVYGSTTAPNPFEVHDPFAMSNSIAPPIAVQMSGMTQPQNNPFDAYQPYQQQHLTIPSASNPFGDAGFGTFPVNQTAVIAQPHANNNPFGSTGLL from the exons ATGTTTCGGCCTCGAGCAGATGTTGCTTATTGTATTCATGCACTTTCCCGCCGATTGGCCAAGACTCGTAACTGGAcg GTAGCATTGAAAACACTCATAGTTATCCATAGAGCATTGAGGGAAGGTGATCCTACTTTCAGAGAAGAACTTTTAAATTTCTCACAAAGAGCAGGCATTCTCCAAATTTCTAATTTCAAGGACGATTCGAGCCCTATTG CATGGGATTGCTCTGCGTGGGTACGTACCTACGCATTGTTTTTGGAAGAAAGACTCGAGTGCTATAGTATTCTGAAGTATGACATAGAAGCCGAGTGTCTCCCGAGACCTGTCCTGGGGCAGGATAAG GATTACAGCAGAACGACAGAGTTGGACAACGAAGAATTGTTGGAGCAACTACCTGCTCTGCAGCAATTGCTTTATCGTCTCATTGGTTGCTTG CCAGAAGGTGCTGCTGTAGCGAATTATGTCATACAATATGCTTTGGCTCTG GTATTAAAGGAGAGTTTCAAAATATATTGTGCTATCAATGCTGGAATCATCAATCTTGTGGACAAG TTTTTTGAAATGCCGAGACATGAAGCTGTCAAAGCTCTTGATATATACAGGCGAGCCAGTCAGCAG GCAAACAGCCTCTCCGATTTCTATGAAGTTTGCAAAGGATTAGAACTTGCTAGGAATTTCCAGTTTCCTGTTCTCAGAGAG CCACCACAATCTTTTCTCGCTACCATGGAAGAATACATTAGAGAGGCACCGCGTGTGGTTACTGTTCCAATGGAATCGTTG CAGCTTCTATTGACATACAGACCTGACGAAGGTCCTTCCGAATATACTAGACCATCCAATGATGAACCCGAGCCAACCGTGCCTGTAGATGGTGTTGTAGTTTCCACTGTGGAGACTGCCCCTCCTCCACCTCAGACCAACATCGACACCGGGGACTTACTG GGATTGAGTTATTCAGCCCCTGATGCCTTCGATATCGAGCAAATTAATACTTTGGCTCTAGCCATAGTTCCGATTGATTCcg GTACTGCTCCAACGTATAGTTCCGGTGCTGGTCAACCAAAAGATTTTGATCCTACCGGATGGGAACTCGCCCTTGTTACCACACCGAGCACCGATATTTCTGCAGCTGCCGAGAGGCAATTG GCTGGTGGATTGGACTCACTCACTTTCAACAGTTTATACGATGAAGCAGCCAATCGAGCTTCTCAGCAGCCTGTATATGGTAGCACCACAGCTCCAAATCCGTTCGAGGTACACGATCCATTCGCCATGTCGAATAGCATTGCTCCCCCTATAGCAGTGCAAATGTCAGGAATGACTCAACCGCAAAACAATCCTTTCGATGCTTACCAACCttatcagcaacaacatttgacGATCCCGAGCGCATCAAATCCGTTTGGTGATGCAGGGTTCGGGACGTTTCCAGTGAACCAAACAGCCGTTATCGCTCAGCCTCATGCCAATAACAATCCCTTCGGAAGCACAGGCTTATTGTAG